CGTGTCGCCAATACCAGTGCCAATCAGCTGCTCGAATGCGATGCGTGTTTTGATGATCCCATCAGGCGGCATGCCGGCTTCGGTTACGCCCAGGTGCAGCGGCACGTCGGGGCGTTTCTCGGCAAAGCGGCGATTCACTTCGATCACCTTTTGCGGGTCGCTATCTTTGAGCGAAACGCAGAAGCGGTGGAAGTCTAGCCGATCGACCAGGTCGCAGTGCTCCCAGGCACTTTCCAGCATCGGCGTGATCGAGTCGTCTTTTTCGTAGAGGGCCAGCTTGGCCGGGTCGACGCTGCCGCAGTTCACCCCAATGCGAACCGCACAGTCGTTGTCCTTGGCGATGCCAATGATGTACTCCACCTTTTCCTGCCACGGCTTCTCGCGCTCGTGGTGGTAAAGGTGACCCGGGTTGTAGCGGATCTTGTCGACGTGGGGAGCGACCAGTTCGGCCAGTCGGTAGTTCTCTTGCAGGTCGACCGAAAGATTGCCTGAGGTTTGCTTGCGAATCTCGGCAAGTGCCTCGGCATCCTTCTTGTTGTCGACGGCAATCCGGATGACATCGGCCCCTGCCTTTTCCAGGTCGGTAACCTGGGCAACGGTGGCGTCGATGTCTTGCGTCTTGGTCGCCGTCATGCTTTGAACGGCGATCTTATGGCCCGAACCGATTTGAATGCTGCCGATTGCGACACTGCGCGTCGGATTGCGAACGATTTCCAACGTTGTAAACTCCCACGGTTGAAAGACTTTTGCTGTATTGTCTACAACCGCGGTACTTTTGGCAACATCACGATCTGTTAAGGTTTTTACGCCTTGTAGTTGATCGGGTAGTCGTCCCGAACCACCTTCGTCAGAGCTTCGACAAAGAAGTATTCGCCGAACATCACCGACTCGTCCACGCCCAGGTCTTTCTCGGTGTGGTAGACGCCGTGCTTCAGAATACCTTCCCAGCCTTCGTCATGGATGGCCAGGTATTCCGGCTGAACCAATGCATCGAGCATGGCCAAGGCAGTTTCCTTATATTGCGCCGCTTTCGCAGAATCCTTCACCTGCCGGCTCAGGTCTAACAAGCCGGAAGCGGCGATCGCTCCGGCGGAAGTCTCTTTCTGGGCACCCCAGGGGGCTGGCTGGCTCAGGTCGGCATCGAAGTCCCAGAACGGCACCTTATCTTCCGGCAGGTTGGCGATCCAGAAGTCGGCGTTACGCATCGATACTTCCAGATACTGTTGGTCACCCGTCAGTTGGTAGCACTTAGAATACCCATACAGCGACCACGCCAAACCGCGGGCCCAGGCACTGTCGCCGCGCAAACCTTGGTGGGTGGTTTGCTCCAGGAATTCGCCGGTTTCCAGGTCGAACATCCCTTCGTGCGCCGTCGAGCCGTTCTCGCGGACGATCGTGTCGCGGGTAGTCTGACAGTGGTTCACTGCTCGCCGCATCAGCTCTTCGTCCCCTGTTTCGATCGCCGCGTAGAAGATGATCGGCACGTTCATCATGATGTCGATGAACAGCGAGTCGTCCGACACGAAGCTTCGCAGGTACTGTCCTTTTTCCTTGAAACGCATCGCCAGCGTACGCCCGGCCTGAACCAGGACGTCGTGCAGATGCTTATCGCCGGTCAGCTGGTACCACGGCAGGTAGGTGCTGAGGAAAATGAAACCCAGATCGTGCACGTCGCGGTCGTGCTGACGGTGTTCCAACAGCGCCGAGTAGTGCTCGGCCTTCTCGCGCCAGGCCGGGTCGCCGGTCCGCAGGTGAAACTGCCACATCATCCCGGCGTAGAAACCAGCACACCAGTCGGTCCACAACTCTTTGTCATGCCGCCACTTCCCTCCTTCGGTGTAAATGGGGAAGTAATCGGGATGCTGCGCGGTGGTCGCGGCGACCTGCTTTTCGGCGAACTTCAGGGCGCTGGTATACTGCTCGATGCGCTGGTCGGTCATGATCGTGCGAAACTCTTACAGGGACACGGGATAGGGGCGTAAAGTCGAATACCGATATCGGCTATAATGCGAAGGTGTGGTGCATACTAGCCCCAGTCCCGCTGCCCGAAAAGCGACCCGGTCAAGGAACGTTAGAAAATTTCGATGTACGACCCTGTCTTTCATATTGTGCTGTACGCCCCGGAGATCCCTCCCAACACCGGCAACATTGGGCGCATGTGCGTGGCCACCGGCAGCAAACTGTGGCTGATCGAACCCCTCGGCTTTCAGGTCGACGATGCCGCCCTTCGCCGCGCCGGCATGGACTACTGGCAGCACCTCAATTGGGAAGTCGTCCCCAATTGGCAGACCCTCGACGACCGCCTTAAGTCCAATCGCAAGTGGTACTTAACCAAGACCGCCAAAAGCAGCTATCACACCGTCAGCTTCCAGAAAGGAGACGCGTTCGTCTTCGGTTGCGAGTCGAAAGGCCTGCCGCGCGAGCTGGTCGAAGCGAACCAGCAGACCGCCATTTCGGTCCCCATGCGAACCGACGTCCGCAGCTTGAACCTGGCGGTAACCGCCGGCGTGATAGCCTACGAAGGGGTCCGCCAGCTGACCCTGGCCAGCGAATATTCTTTACCAATTGGGGAGTCTCCAATTGGGTAAAGCACCCCTGAATTGCCAGTCAGCCTAACTTGAGGCAGCCAAACATCCTTCGCGGATTGATCTTTCCTGATAGCTGTCTTTTCCTCACAATAGCCCGCGACCCATCGATCCACTACCGGCCAAGCATCGCACGGAGGCGAAATGAGGCCCAAGCTCGTTGTTGATTACCTCGTCTATCTGATCGTTCGCCTGTTCATCTGCACGGTGCAGGCCACGCCTCTTTCGGTCTGC
Above is a genomic segment from Blastopirellula marina containing:
- a CDS encoding glycoside hydrolase family 88 protein — translated: MTDQRIEQYTSALKFAEKQVAATTAQHPDYFPIYTEGGKWRHDKELWTDWCAGFYAGMMWQFHLRTGDPAWREKAEHYSALLEHRQHDRDVHDLGFIFLSTYLPWYQLTGDKHLHDVLVQAGRTLAMRFKEKGQYLRSFVSDDSLFIDIMMNVPIIFYAAIETGDEELMRRAVNHCQTTRDTIVRENGSTAHEGMFDLETGEFLEQTTHQGLRGDSAWARGLAWSLYGYSKCYQLTGDQQYLEVSMRNADFWIANLPEDKVPFWDFDADLSQPAPWGAQKETSAGAIAASGLLDLSRQVKDSAKAAQYKETALAMLDALVQPEYLAIHDEGWEGILKHGVYHTEKDLGVDESVMFGEYFFVEALTKVVRDDYPINYKA
- the ispG gene encoding (E)-4-hydroxy-3-methylbut-2-enyl-diphosphate synthase, with translation MEIVRNPTRSVAIGSIQIGSGHKIAVQSMTATKTQDIDATVAQVTDLEKAGADVIRIAVDNKKDAEALAEIRKQTSGNLSVDLQENYRLAELVAPHVDKIRYNPGHLYHHEREKPWQEKVEYIIGIAKDNDCAVRIGVNCGSVDPAKLALYEKDDSITPMLESAWEHCDLVDRLDFHRFCVSLKDSDPQKVIEVNRRFAEKRPDVPLHLGVTEAGMPPDGIIKTRIAFEQLIGTGIGDTIRVSLTVPNSRKGEEIEAGRKILDDIAAGRVRTVVDYGLQTLNIISCPSCSRVENEAFVDLAAKVKELTTYAKDHKITIAVMGCRVNGPGETDDADLGLWCGPNFVNLKRGGEPLGAFGYEEVLEKLKEELDQLIDAQTVG
- a CDS encoding tRNA (cytidine(34)-2'-O)-methyltransferase, which encodes MYDPVFHIVLYAPEIPPNTGNIGRMCVATGSKLWLIEPLGFQVDDAALRRAGMDYWQHLNWEVVPNWQTLDDRLKSNRKWYLTKTAKSSYHTVSFQKGDAFVFGCESKGLPRELVEANQQTAISVPMRTDVRSLNLAVTAGVIAYEGVRQLTLASEYSLPIGESPIG